The Candidatus Methylomirabilota bacterium genome segment GTTCAGAAAGACGACGAGCTGATGGAAAAGACCAACGGTTTTTTGCTTTTCACCCACTCTCGACGACCTTTCTTCCTTGGTGTAATGTCACTATTCCGAAGCTGAGGGGCAGATAGGAAACCTCAAATAATCCTGCTTCCTCCATCAGGGCCCGCAGCCCCTCGGGCGACGGGAAACCATCCACGGACGTCGGAAGATACTCGTAGGCTGCCCGGTTACCCGATAGCAGACCGCCAATGCAGGGTAGGATTCGATGGGAGTAAAAGTGGTACAGGGATCGGCAGAGGGGTAACGAGGGGGTCGAGAACTCCAAGATCACCGCTCGCCCACCCGGTTTCAGGACCCTGGCCATCTCCCCGAGTCCCCGCCGCCAATCGGCAACGTTGCGAATCCCGAATGCCACGAAGGCCCCGTCGAATGATTCGTCGGGAAAGGGGAGCAGCTCGGCCGGCGCGGCCACAAAGCGGACATGGTCTGCCACTCCTGCCCTCCGGGCTTTCAGCATGCCACGGATCAGCATTGGCTCACAGTTGTCCACGGCGATCACGTGAGCACCCGGAAC includes the following:
- the ubiE gene encoding bifunctional demethylmenaquinone methyltransferase/2-methoxy-6-polyprenyl-1,4-benzoquinol methylase UbiE, whose protein sequence is MGSDLAGVKREEIRRMFASIVHRYDLINRLLSLRRDVYWRRAAVTHGQVPSGGRALDLCAGTADVALEIIRQVPGAHVIAVDNCEPMLIRGMLKARRAGVADHVRFVAAPAELLPFPDESFDGAFVAFGIRNVADWRRGLGEMARVLKPGGRAVILEFSTPSLPLCRSLYHFYSHRILPCIGGLLSGNRAAYEYLPTSVDGFPSPEGLRALMEEAGLFEVSYLPLSFGIVTLHQGRKVVESG